From Ignavibacterium sp.:
AACGAATTCCTTAAGTAATCCATAAACGCCCGGATCTGCTGTCATCCAATCAAACTTATCTGACTCTGAGGAAGAGGCATTTGCTCCCTTCTCCTTTGGAGAAGGGCTGGGGATGAGGCTTTCATTTCCCGAGGAGATTTGGGGTTTGGCAATAAAAGGTTCCAGTATCGCCACTGCCTTTTTCATAACTCTCGCGCTTTTTACAACCTGTGGAAGAAACATTTTGCCTGCACCAAATAAATCACCGACTACATTCATTCCTGCCATCAAAGGACCTTCAATTATTTCAAGCGGTGCGGAATATTTTTCAAGAGCTTCTGCAATATCATCATCAATATAATCAGTGATGCCTTTAATCAGTGCGTGCTTTAATCTTTCCTCAACCGAAAGATTTCGCCATTCATCTTTCTTTTCTTCAATATGAACTTTGTCTTGCTTCTTAATCTTTTCAGCAAAATCAATTAATCTTTCCGTTGCATCAGTTCTTCTGTTAAGAATAACATCTTCAACCAGCTCGAGTAAATCTTTGGGAATATCTTCATACACTACAAGCTGTCCGGCATTTACAATTCCCATATCCATTCCAGCTTTAATAGCGTGATACAGAAAAGCCGAGTGCATAGCTTCACGAACAACATCGTTACCACGGAATGAAAAAGAAAGGTTACTAACGCCTCCACTTACTTTTGCAAGTGGCAAATTTTGTTTTATCCAGCGTGTTGCTTCGATGTAATCAACTGCATAATTATTATGCTCAGACATTCCTGTTGCAATAGCAAGAATATTCGGATCAAATATTATATCCTGTGGTGGAAATCCAACTTCTTTGGTTAGAATATCATAAGCCCTTTTACAGATTTCTATACGCCTTTCAAAAGTGTCTGCCTGACCTTTCTCATCAAACGCCATCACTATAACTGCTGCACCATAACTTAAAATTTTCTTTGCATGTTCTTTAAATACTTCCTCGCCTTCTTTCAATGATATGGAATTTACAATTCCTTTTCCCTGCAAACATTTTAATCCGGCTTCTATAACTGACCATTTTGATGAATCGATCATTATCGGGAGTTTCGCAATATCAGGTTCTGCTTCAAGTAGATTCAGAAATTTTGTCATTGCCTTTTCTGAGTCGAGCATACCTTCGTCCATATTAACATCAAGCACCTGAGCACCGCCTTCAACCTGATCTCGTGCAACCGAAAGTGCTTCATCATATTTCTCCTCTTTAATCAGCCTCGCAAACTTTTTCGAACCGGCCACATTAGTTCTTTCACCGATGTTCATAAAATTTGAATCGGGACGAAGTATGACGGGTTCAAGTCCGCTTAATCTTAAATATGGTTCCTGAGGTTTTGGAATTCGTGGTTTATGATGTTTGACTATTTCTGCAATTGCTCTGATATGGTCAGGAGTTGTTCCGCAACATCCACCAACTATATTCACAAATCCACTTGCAAGAAAATCTTCAAGCACACTTGCCATTGATTGCGGAGTTTCGTCATATCCTCCCATTTCGTTTGGAAGTCCCGCATTCGGATAAACAGAAATAAATTTATCAGCTATATTCGATAAGTCCTCAACGAATGGTCTCATCTGCTTTGCACCAAGAGCACAGTTTAATCCTACGCTTACAAGATTTTTAGCGTGAGAAATTGAAATATAAAATGCTTCCACTGTTTGTCCTGATAAAGTTCTTCCGCTCATATCAACAATAGTTCCCGATATCATAAGCGGAAGCTCAATATTTTTCTCTTCGAGATAATTTTGAATTGCTATGATTGCAGCTTTTGCATTTAATGTATCAAAGATTGTTTCAATCAAAAGGATATCAACACCGCCATCAACAAGTCCTTTTGTCTGTTGATAATACGCATCAACCATTTCATCAAAAGTAACGGCACGATAACCCGGATCATTAACATTCGGTGAAATCGAAAGTGTTTTGTTTGTTGGTCCTAATGCGCCTGCAACAAATCTCGGCTTGATAGGATCAGTTTTATTAAATTCTTCCGCAACTTCTTTTGCAATTCTGGCAGCTTCGAAATTTATTTCATAAACAAGATGCTCGGTATGATAATCTGCCTGTGAAATTGGGGTTCCGTTAAATGTGTTAGTTTCAACAATATCGGCACCTGCTTCAAAATAAGCGCGATGAATACCTTTAATTATTTCTGGTTGAGTAAGACAAAGAATATCATTGTTACCCTTTAAATCGTATGGATGATCTTTAAATCTCTCACCGCGATATTGTTCTTCTGTAAGTTTGTGGCGCTGAATCATTGTTCCCATTGCACCATCGAGAATGAGGATTCTTTCAGACAAAAGTTTTTTGAAAATTTCTACATTCATTACGAATACCTTTATTTATCAAACCATAAAAAATTATTTTCTTAGTGTCTTTGTGCCTTCGTGGCGGAAAAGATTTTTTGCCACGAAGACTCGAAGACACAAAGAGATTTAAAACTAAATTGCCTCTTCAGATGATATGAAGAGGCAATCAAAACTTCTTCATCTCATCTTCCCCCTGATAAACAGGGGCAGGATTTAGCACCCGACATCACGACAAAGTCTTGACCGGCTGCTACGGTATCAACGGGCCTGTTCCCTACACCGTTCTTGATAAGATTTTATTATGTAAAAGAACTATTAAATCCTGTTTCAAATATATGAATAATAGTTGCTTTGTCAAGTTGATCGTTTAATACTGAACTAAATGATGTCCGCATTTCTTTTATAGCTTGTCAATTATCTTTAAATTTCAAACAGCAAAAATCAAAGGATTGTTTCATATGATAGTTGTAACTGGTGGCGCTGGTTTTATCGGAAGCGCTATTGTGTGGAGATTAAATAATCTCGGGAATGATAAGATTATTATCGTTGACGAGCTCGGCACTACAGAAAAGTGGAAAAATCTTGTCGGATTAAAGTTTCAGGAGTTTATTCACAAAAATGATTTTATTAACTCTATAGTTGAAGACTCTATTGAATTTCCTGTTGAAGCAATAATTCATATGGGAGCCAACTCTTCTACTACAGAAAAAGACGCAGATCACCTTTTTTCGAATAACTATCTCTATACTCAGGAACTTGCCAGGTATTGTTTATCAAAAGAGATTAGATTTATCTATGCTTCCTCTGCAGCAACATACGGAGATGGCTCGCTTGGTTTCGATGATGATGAATCGAAGTTGGAAAGTCTTCGTCCATTAAATATGTATGGCTACTCAAAACAATTATTTGACCTTTGGGCAAAACGAAATAATGTTCTTGATAAAATAGTAGGAATAAAATATTTCAATGTTTACGGACCTAACGAATATCACAAGGGAGATATGCGTTCGGTTGTGCACAAAGCATTTGAACAGGTTCGTGATACAGGAAAGGTTAGATTATTCAAATCTTTAAATCCTCAATATAAAGATGGCGAGCAGATGCGTGATTTTGTTTATGTAAAGGATGCTGTTGATATGACACTTCATTTTCTTGAGCATAAAGACCAAAACGGAATTTACAATGTTGGTTCCGGAAAAGCTCGCACCTGGATTGATCTTGTAACAGCTTTATTCAATGCTGTTGGTAAACCGGTAAACATTGAGTTTATTGATTTGCCCGAACATCTCCGGGAAAAGTATCAATACTTTACCGAAGCTAATCTTTCTAAAATCAAAAGGGCCGGATATAATAAATCAATTACTTCTTTAGAGGATGGAGTAACTGATTATGTTAAGAATTATTTACTGAAAAATTTATATCTAGGTTACTGAAAAGACTAAGAATAAAGGTGAGATTAAGAGTGAGCGGTTAGCTCACTCTTTTTTTAAAACTTTTCTTCGTCATCATCCAGAAGATCATCTTCATCATCGAGATCATCAATATCAAAATCGTCATCAATTAAATCATCTGCAGGCTCTTCGTCTTCGTCGAAGAAATCATCGTCTTCATCTTCATCAAATAAATCATCATCATCAACAAGATCATCATCTTCTTCATCATCATAATCATCAAAATCGTCGTCTTCATCAGGGTTTTTTCTTTTAGCTGCAGAAAGTTCCTGCTCTGCAAGAAGTCTCCAGAATGATTTATTGACTTCGTTTTGTTCGTTATTAAGAAAATTTAATTCATTCATTTCCATCTTTAATAGTCTCCAAATAATCTTTGTAATTTCTTAAGTTAATTTATAGTTGCTGTGTAAATCTCCAAACAGAAAAATAAAAATCCAAAAAATTTTTTGTTATATTTCACACGCATTAAAAACATACTTGCTTTATTAATAACAGTCAATTAAAAAATTTTATCTTATGAAACTCGCAACTCTCTGTTATGTTCTTGACCAAAATACTAATTCAACTTTAATGATTTACCGGAACAAAAAACAAAACGATTATCACGAAGGCAAATGGAACGGGCTCGGCGGAAAGTTTGAACAAGGAGAATCACCCGAAGAATGTGCAATTAGAGAAATTGAAGAAGAAAGCGGACTGAAAGTAAAATCTGTTAATATGAAAGGTTTCATTACCTTTCCTTTATTTGATGGTAAAGATGATTGGTATGTTTTTCTTTTTACCGCTGATGAATTTGAAGGAGATTTGATTGATTCGCCGGAAGGACATCTTGAGTGGATACCAAATGATAAACTTACAGAAATAAATCTTTGGGAAGGAGATAAAATTTTTATTCCGTGGTTATTTCAGGAAAAGTTCTTTAGTGCAAAGTTTAATTATGAAGATGGAAAGTTTGTTGGGTATGATGTTAATTTTTATTGAAAAATTGAGGTGCTTATGTTTATAGAAAATTTATTAACTAATACTTTAGGAACTATTTTAGGTGGTTTATTACTATCTATTATTTATTTTATTATCTATGAGAAGATTTTTCCTAAAAAGAATCTCACTGGTGAGTGGGAGGCTGCTTTGATAATTAAAAATACAAAATACAAACCCTACGAGGGCCTAACAGTATTTTACAAGATACATTTATTACATAAAGGAAATGAATTGAGTGGAACCGGAGAAAAGGTTAAAGAAAAACGAGATGATGGATATTTCCATGAATTTGAATTTGATAAAAGAGTCACATTGTCGCTATAACTTTTCACCCAATTTGGCAAAAATTATCACCCAATTTGGCAAAAAATTTTTTGGCTTTTTTAGATAATAATTTGACTTTATATCCCTATTGAGTCGGTTAAAATGTGTCATTTTGTCATACCGCTTGTTCGCTCTCTATAAGATAATCAATTGTCATTAGATCAATCACAGACAGACCTATTTTATCCAGGTCGGAAAGGGCCAGCTTGGGACTGTCAAAGTTGATCTCTACATCCAAAAGTTTGGAAATTTCTTGTTGGAATTCTTCTAAATTATTTTCCTTTACTTGGATTTGTCCATCTTCTCTTTTTTCCCCATATTTTTCCAATAATTTAATTCTCAGCGACTCAAAAGTCTCTAATTCTTTCTGGACCTTTGGAATAAATTTAGCTAGCATATATGCCTGCTTAATAGGTAGTTTATCGCTGTTTGAAATCTTATTCAATACACTAATAGAATTTACTATTT
This genomic window contains:
- the metH gene encoding methionine synthase, with the translated sequence MNVEIFKKLLSERILILDGAMGTMIQRHKLTEEQYRGERFKDHPYDLKGNNDILCLTQPEIIKGIHRAYFEAGADIVETNTFNGTPISQADYHTEHLVYEINFEAARIAKEVAEEFNKTDPIKPRFVAGALGPTNKTLSISPNVNDPGYRAVTFDEMVDAYYQQTKGLVDGGVDILLIETIFDTLNAKAAIIAIQNYLEEKNIELPLMISGTIVDMSGRTLSGQTVEAFYISISHAKNLVSVGLNCALGAKQMRPFVEDLSNIADKFISVYPNAGLPNEMGGYDETPQSMASVLEDFLASGFVNIVGGCCGTTPDHIRAIAEIVKHHKPRIPKPQEPYLRLSGLEPVILRPDSNFMNIGERTNVAGSKKFARLIKEEKYDEALSVARDQVEGGAQVLDVNMDEGMLDSEKAMTKFLNLLEAEPDIAKLPIMIDSSKWSVIEAGLKCLQGKGIVNSISLKEGEEVFKEHAKKILSYGAAVIVMAFDEKGQADTFERRIEICKRAYDILTKEVGFPPQDIIFDPNILAIATGMSEHNNYAVDYIEATRWIKQNLPLAKVSGGVSNLSFSFRGNDVVREAMHSAFLYHAIKAGMDMGIVNAGQLVVYEDIPKDLLELVEDVILNRRTDATERLIDFAEKIKKQDKVHIEEKKDEWRNLSVEERLKHALIKGITDYIDDDIAEALEKYSAPLEIIEGPLMAGMNVVGDLFGAGKMFLPQVVKSARVMKKAVAILEPFIAKPQISSGNESLIPSPSPKEKGANASSSESDKFDWMTADPGVYGLLKEFVKQNRSNPTEAEEKMWELLRDRRLENYKFRRQHIIGKYIADFVCLEQKLIIEIDGLIHQLPDNKESDEIRTQWLNEVGFKVIRFTNEQVIKDTKNVLEEIIKNLKVPSFGGDLGEASNREGFDEAKEEDLGGASVLLATVKGDVHDIGKNIVAVVLGCNSYNVIDLGVMVHAEKIIQTAIDKKVDVIGLSGLITPSLDEMVHVAKEMQRRGLKIPLLIGGATTSRVHTAVKIDPSYDGAVIHVLDASRSVPVVSSLLNPDETERRKYIQSVKDEYKKLREDYLKKKTDKQLIPIEKARENKLKIDWSKSQIKKPNKLGVTVLKNYSLSVLRNYIDWTPFFQTWELKGKYPAIFDDEKIGSEAKKLFDDANKLLEKVVSENLLTANAVFGLFPANSVGDDIEVYSDESRKGVLTVLHTLRQQMQKTVGQPNIALADFVAPKDSGLIDYIGAFAVTAGIGIEKLIREFEKNHDDYNSIMIKAIADRLAEAFAEHLHELVRKEYWGYASDENLTNEELIKENYIGIRPAPGYPAQPDHTEKPIIFDLLKVEEHSGIKLTESMAMYPAASVSGLYFAHPEAKYFQVGKIDKDQVLDYHRRKGMSVEEIERWLSPNLNY
- the rfaD gene encoding ADP-glyceromanno-heptose 6-epimerase, translated to MIVVTGGAGFIGSAIVWRLNNLGNDKIIIVDELGTTEKWKNLVGLKFQEFIHKNDFINSIVEDSIEFPVEAIIHMGANSSTTEKDADHLFSNNYLYTQELARYCLSKEIRFIYASSAATYGDGSLGFDDDESKLESLRPLNMYGYSKQLFDLWAKRNNVLDKIVGIKYFNVYGPNEYHKGDMRSVVHKAFEQVRDTGKVRLFKSLNPQYKDGEQMRDFVYVKDAVDMTLHFLEHKDQNGIYNVGSGKARTWIDLVTALFNAVGKPVNIEFIDLPEHLREKYQYFTEANLSKIKRAGYNKSITSLEDGVTDYVKNYLLKNLYLGY
- a CDS encoding 8-oxo-dGTP diphosphatase, producing the protein MKLATLCYVLDQNTNSTLMIYRNKKQNDYHEGKWNGLGGKFEQGESPEECAIREIEEESGLKVKSVNMKGFITFPLFDGKDDWYVFLFTADEFEGDLIDSPEGHLEWIPNDKLTEINLWEGDKIFIPWLFQEKFFSAKFNYEDGKFVGYDVNFY